One window of Lemur catta isolate mLemCat1 chromosome 3, mLemCat1.pri, whole genome shotgun sequence genomic DNA carries:
- the ISG20L2 gene encoding interferon-stimulated 20 kDa exonuclease-like 2: MSTLLLNLDFGEPPPKKALEGNAKHRNFVKKRRLLERRGFLSKKNQPPSKAPKLHSEPPKKGETPRGEGTRRKIPPFPKKKTAASSNGSEQSMDKKAAVSWLTPAPSKKADSVVAKVDLLGEFQSALPKINSHATRSQKKATQKKSSPPQKNVPQNSTQGLSENKCSGASQKSPRKMVAIDCEMVGTGPKGHISSLARCSIVNYNGDVLYDEYILPPCHIVDYRTRWSGIRKQHMVNATPFKIARGQILKILTGKIVVGHAVHNDFKALQYFHPKSLTRDTSHIPPLNRKADCPENATMSLKHLTKKLLNRDIQVGKSGHSSVEDAQATMELYKLVEVEWEQHLAQNPPKD, encoded by the exons ATGTCTACCTTACTCCTCAATCTGGACTTTGGGGAACCTCCTCCCAAAAAGGCATTAGAAGGAAATGCCAAGCACCGAAATTTTGTCAAGAAGCGGCGGCTCTTGGAACGGAGAGGCTTTCTGAGTAAAAAGAACCAGCCCCCTAGCAAAGCACCTAAGTTGCACTCAGAACCTCCAAAGAAAGGGGAAACTCCTAGGGGGGAAGGCACTAGGAGGAAGATCCCTCCGTTTCCCAAGAAGAAGACAGCTGCCTCCAGCAATGGGTCAGAACAGTCCATGGACAAGAAAGCTGCAGTGTCTTGGCTGACCCCTGCCCCTTCAAAGAAGGCTGATTCTGTTGTAGCTAAAGTAGATTTGCTGGGGGAATTCCAGAGTGCCCTTCCAAAGATTAACAGCCACGCAACCCGCTCCCAAAAGAAGGCCACTCAGAAGAAATCCTCTCCTCCTCAGAAGAATGTTCCACAGAACTCCACTCAAGGTCTCTCAGAGAATAAATGCTCTGGAGCATCCCAGAAGTCACCAAGGAAGATGGTGGCAATTGACTGTGAGATGGTGGGCACAGGACCCAAGGGGCATATTAGTTCCTTGGCTCGATGTAGCATTGTCAACTACAACGGAGATGTGCTTTATGACGAGTACATCCTTCCCCCCTGCCACATTGTGGACTACCGGACCAGATGGAGTGGTATCCGGAAACAGCACATGGTGAATGCCACACCCTTCaagattgctcgaggccag ATCTTGAAGATACTCACAGGGAAGATAGTAGTGGGGCATGCTGTGCATAACGACTTCAAAGCCCTTCAATACTTTCACCCCAAGTCCCTTACCCGTGACACCTCCCATATCCCCCCACTCAACCGGAAGGCTGACTGCCCGGAGAATGCCACCATGTCTCTGAAGCATCTCACCAAGAAGCTGCTGAACCGGGACATTCAG GTTGGGAAAAGTGGACATTCCTCTGTGGAAGATGCCCAGGCCACCATGGAGCTGTACAAATTGGTTGAAGTTGAGTGGGAACAGCATCTGGCCCAGAATCCCCCAAAAGACTAG
- the METTL25B gene encoding methyltransferase-like protein 25B isoform X1: MPGMSARGLSHEERRQLAVNLTRVLALYRSILDAYIIEFFTDNLWGTLPNSWQEALDGLNPPQLATLLLGMPGEGEVVRYRSVWPLTLLALKSTAYALAFTRTPGFHTPSEFLENPSQSSRLTAPFRKHVRPKKQHEIRRLGELVKKLSDLTGCTQVVDVGSGQGHLSRFMSLGLGLVVKSIEGDQRLVERAKRLDQELLQALEKEERRNPQMVQTGPRHSPHHVVRWVDPTALCEELLLPLENPHQGGTRLLLTGLHACGDLSVALLRHFSCCPEVVALASVGCCYMKLSDPGGYPLSQWVAGLPGCELPYRLREGACHALEEYAERLQKAGPGLRTHCYRAALETVIRRAQPELRRPGVQGIPRVHELKIEEYVQRGLQRVGLDPQLPLNLAALQGHQAQENRVVAFFSLALLLAPLVETLILLDRLLYLQEQGFHAELLPIFSPELSPRNLVLVATKMPLGQAFSVLETEDS; the protein is encoded by the exons ATGCCGGGCATGTCTGCCCGGGGCCTTTCTCACGAGGAGAGGAGGCAGCTAGCTGTTAACCTCACCCGTGTCCTGGCGCTCTACCGTTCCATCCTGGACGCCTACATCATC GAATTTTTCACAGACAACCTGTGGGGCACACTGCCTAACTCATGGCAGGAAGCGTTGGATGGACTGAACCCACCACAGCTGGCTACACTGCTGCTGGGGAtgcctggggaaggggaggtggtaAG GTACAGGTCGGTGTGGCCACTCACCCTGCTGGCCCTGAAGTCCACGGCCTATGCTCTGGCCTTTACCCGGACGCCTGGCTTTCACACCCCCTCGGAGTTCCTGGAGAACCCCAGCCAGAGCTCCCGACTAACAGCTCCTTTCCGGAAACATGTCAGGCCCAAGAAGCAGCATGAGATccggaggctgggagag TTGGTGAAGAAGCTGAGTGACCTCACAGGCTGCACCCAGGTTGTGGACGTGGGCTCAGGCCAG GGTCATCTCTCCCGCTTCATgtctctggggctggggctggtggtgaAGAGCATTGAGGGGGATCAGAGACTGGTGGAGAGAGCCAAGCGCCTGGACCAGGAGCTTCTGCAGGCCCTGGAGAAGGAGGAGCGGAGGAACCCACAG ATGGTCCAAACTGGCCCTCGGCACTCCCCACACCATGTGGTTAGGTGGGTAGACCCCACGGCCCTGTGTGAGGAGCTTCTGCTTCCCCTGGAGAACCCACATCAGGGCGGCACCCGCTTGCTGCTAACAGGCCTCCATGCCTGTGGGGATCTGAGCGTTGCCTTGCTGAGGCACTTCTCCTGCTGCCCTGAGGTGGTGGCCCTGGCCTCAGTGGGTTGCTGCTACATGAAACTGAGTGACCCTGGCGGCTACCCGCTGAGTCAGTGGGTGGCTGGGCTGCCTGGCTGTGAACTGCCCTACAGGCTTCGGGAGGGGGCCTGCCATGCCCTGGAAGAGTATGCTGAGCGGCTACAGAAAGCTGGCCCTGGCCTCCGAACTCACTGCTACCGTGCAGCACTGGAGACAGTCATCCGACGTGCCCAGCCCGAGCTCCGTCGGCCAGGCGTGCAGGGGATCCCTCGGGTCCACGAGCTCAAGATTGAAGA ATATGTGCAGCGGGGGCTGCAGCGTGTGGGGCTAGACCCCCAGCTACCGCTGAATCTGGCTGCCCTCCAGGGCCACCAGGCCCAGGAGAACCGTGTGGTGGCCTTCTTCAGCCTGGCTCTACTGCTGGCCCCACTGGTGGAGACACTGATTCTACTGGACCGGCTGCTCTACCTTCAGGAGCAAG GCTTCCACGCTGAGCTCCTGCCCATCTTTAGCCCTGAACTCTCTCCCAGAAACCTGGTTCTGGTGGCCACCAAGATGCCCCTGGGTCAGGCCTTCTCTGTTCTGGAGACTGAAGACAGCTGA
- the METTL25B gene encoding methyltransferase-like protein 25B isoform X5: MPGMSARGLSHEERRQLAVNLTRVLALYRSILDAYIIEFFTDNLWGTLPNSWQEALDGLNPPQLATLLLGMPGEGEVVRYRSVWPLTLLALKSTAYALAFTRTPGFHTPSEFLENPSQSSRLTAPFRKHVRPKKQHEIRRLGELVKKLSDLTGCTQVVDVGSGQGHLSRFMSLGLGLVVKSIEGDQRLVERAKRLDQELLQALEKEERRNPQMVQTGPRHSPHHVVRWVDPTALCEELLLPLENPHQGGTRLLLTGLHACGDLSVALLRHFSCCPEVVALASVGCCYMKLSDPGGYPLSQWVAGLPGCELPYRLREGACHALEEYAERLQKAGPGLRTHCYRAALETVIRRAQPELRRPGVQGIPRVHELKIEEEQVLLYCPGRPQAILLPQPHKALGLQA, encoded by the exons ATGCCGGGCATGTCTGCCCGGGGCCTTTCTCACGAGGAGAGGAGGCAGCTAGCTGTTAACCTCACCCGTGTCCTGGCGCTCTACCGTTCCATCCTGGACGCCTACATCATC GAATTTTTCACAGACAACCTGTGGGGCACACTGCCTAACTCATGGCAGGAAGCGTTGGATGGACTGAACCCACCACAGCTGGCTACACTGCTGCTGGGGAtgcctggggaaggggaggtggtaAG GTACAGGTCGGTGTGGCCACTCACCCTGCTGGCCCTGAAGTCCACGGCCTATGCTCTGGCCTTTACCCGGACGCCTGGCTTTCACACCCCCTCGGAGTTCCTGGAGAACCCCAGCCAGAGCTCCCGACTAACAGCTCCTTTCCGGAAACATGTCAGGCCCAAGAAGCAGCATGAGATccggaggctgggagag TTGGTGAAGAAGCTGAGTGACCTCACAGGCTGCACCCAGGTTGTGGACGTGGGCTCAGGCCAG GGTCATCTCTCCCGCTTCATgtctctggggctggggctggtggtgaAGAGCATTGAGGGGGATCAGAGACTGGTGGAGAGAGCCAAGCGCCTGGACCAGGAGCTTCTGCAGGCCCTGGAGAAGGAGGAGCGGAGGAACCCACAG ATGGTCCAAACTGGCCCTCGGCACTCCCCACACCATGTGGTTAGGTGGGTAGACCCCACGGCCCTGTGTGAGGAGCTTCTGCTTCCCCTGGAGAACCCACATCAGGGCGGCACCCGCTTGCTGCTAACAGGCCTCCATGCCTGTGGGGATCTGAGCGTTGCCTTGCTGAGGCACTTCTCCTGCTGCCCTGAGGTGGTGGCCCTGGCCTCAGTGGGTTGCTGCTACATGAAACTGAGTGACCCTGGCGGCTACCCGCTGAGTCAGTGGGTGGCTGGGCTGCCTGGCTGTGAACTGCCCTACAGGCTTCGGGAGGGGGCCTGCCATGCCCTGGAAGAGTATGCTGAGCGGCTACAGAAAGCTGGCCCTGGCCTCCGAACTCACTGCTACCGTGCAGCACTGGAGACAGTCATCCGACGTGCCCAGCCCGAGCTCCGTCGGCCAGGCGTGCAGGGGATCCCTCGGGTCCACGAGCTCAAGATTGAAGA agAACAGGTCTTGCTGTATTGTCCAggccggcctcaagcaatcctcctgcctcagcctcacaaagcactgggattacaggcatga
- the METTL25B gene encoding methyltransferase-like protein 25B isoform X4 — translation MDPRPNTAQEFFTDNLWGTLPNSWQEALDGLNPPQLATLLLGMPGEGEVVRYRSVWPLTLLALKSTAYALAFTRTPGFHTPSEFLENPSQSSRLTAPFRKHVRPKKQHEIRRLGELVKKLSDLTGCTQVVDVGSGQGHLSRFMSLGLGLVVKSIEGDQRLVERAKRLDQELLQALEKEERRNPQMVQTGPRHSPHHVVRWVDPTALCEELLLPLENPHQGGTRLLLTGLHACGDLSVALLRHFSCCPEVVALASVGCCYMKLSDPGGYPLSQWVAGLPGCELPYRLREGACHALEEYAERLQKAGPGLRTHCYRAALETVIRRAQPELRRPGVQGIPRVHELKIEEYVQRGLQRVGLDPQLPLNLAALQGHQAQENRVVAFFSLALLLAPLVETLILLDRLLYLQEQGFHAELLPIFSPELSPRNLVLVATKMPLGQAFSVLETEDS, via the exons atggatcCCAGGCCGAACACAGCTCAG GAATTTTTCACAGACAACCTGTGGGGCACACTGCCTAACTCATGGCAGGAAGCGTTGGATGGACTGAACCCACCACAGCTGGCTACACTGCTGCTGGGGAtgcctggggaaggggaggtggtaAG GTACAGGTCGGTGTGGCCACTCACCCTGCTGGCCCTGAAGTCCACGGCCTATGCTCTGGCCTTTACCCGGACGCCTGGCTTTCACACCCCCTCGGAGTTCCTGGAGAACCCCAGCCAGAGCTCCCGACTAACAGCTCCTTTCCGGAAACATGTCAGGCCCAAGAAGCAGCATGAGATccggaggctgggagag TTGGTGAAGAAGCTGAGTGACCTCACAGGCTGCACCCAGGTTGTGGACGTGGGCTCAGGCCAG GGTCATCTCTCCCGCTTCATgtctctggggctggggctggtggtgaAGAGCATTGAGGGGGATCAGAGACTGGTGGAGAGAGCCAAGCGCCTGGACCAGGAGCTTCTGCAGGCCCTGGAGAAGGAGGAGCGGAGGAACCCACAG ATGGTCCAAACTGGCCCTCGGCACTCCCCACACCATGTGGTTAGGTGGGTAGACCCCACGGCCCTGTGTGAGGAGCTTCTGCTTCCCCTGGAGAACCCACATCAGGGCGGCACCCGCTTGCTGCTAACAGGCCTCCATGCCTGTGGGGATCTGAGCGTTGCCTTGCTGAGGCACTTCTCCTGCTGCCCTGAGGTGGTGGCCCTGGCCTCAGTGGGTTGCTGCTACATGAAACTGAGTGACCCTGGCGGCTACCCGCTGAGTCAGTGGGTGGCTGGGCTGCCTGGCTGTGAACTGCCCTACAGGCTTCGGGAGGGGGCCTGCCATGCCCTGGAAGAGTATGCTGAGCGGCTACAGAAAGCTGGCCCTGGCCTCCGAACTCACTGCTACCGTGCAGCACTGGAGACAGTCATCCGACGTGCCCAGCCCGAGCTCCGTCGGCCAGGCGTGCAGGGGATCCCTCGGGTCCACGAGCTCAAGATTGAAGA ATATGTGCAGCGGGGGCTGCAGCGTGTGGGGCTAGACCCCCAGCTACCGCTGAATCTGGCTGCCCTCCAGGGCCACCAGGCCCAGGAGAACCGTGTGGTGGCCTTCTTCAGCCTGGCTCTACTGCTGGCCCCACTGGTGGAGACACTGATTCTACTGGACCGGCTGCTCTACCTTCAGGAGCAAG GCTTCCACGCTGAGCTCCTGCCCATCTTTAGCCCTGAACTCTCTCCCAGAAACCTGGTTCTGGTGGCCACCAAGATGCCCCTGGGTCAGGCCTTCTCTGTTCTGGAGACTGAAGACAGCTGA
- the METTL25B gene encoding methyltransferase-like protein 25B isoform X3: MASVCFRSSVFTIEFFTDNLWGTLPNSWQEALDGLNPPQLATLLLGMPGEGEVVRYRSVWPLTLLALKSTAYALAFTRTPGFHTPSEFLENPSQSSRLTAPFRKHVRPKKQHEIRRLGELVKKLSDLTGCTQVVDVGSGQGHLSRFMSLGLGLVVKSIEGDQRLVERAKRLDQELLQALEKEERRNPQMVQTGPRHSPHHVVRWVDPTALCEELLLPLENPHQGGTRLLLTGLHACGDLSVALLRHFSCCPEVVALASVGCCYMKLSDPGGYPLSQWVAGLPGCELPYRLREGACHALEEYAERLQKAGPGLRTHCYRAALETVIRRAQPELRRPGVQGIPRVHELKIEEYVQRGLQRVGLDPQLPLNLAALQGHQAQENRVVAFFSLALLLAPLVETLILLDRLLYLQEQGFHAELLPIFSPELSPRNLVLVATKMPLGQAFSVLETEDS; this comes from the exons ATGGCTAGTGTCTGTTTTAGATCTTCAGTCTTCACTATT GAATTTTTCACAGACAACCTGTGGGGCACACTGCCTAACTCATGGCAGGAAGCGTTGGATGGACTGAACCCACCACAGCTGGCTACACTGCTGCTGGGGAtgcctggggaaggggaggtggtaAG GTACAGGTCGGTGTGGCCACTCACCCTGCTGGCCCTGAAGTCCACGGCCTATGCTCTGGCCTTTACCCGGACGCCTGGCTTTCACACCCCCTCGGAGTTCCTGGAGAACCCCAGCCAGAGCTCCCGACTAACAGCTCCTTTCCGGAAACATGTCAGGCCCAAGAAGCAGCATGAGATccggaggctgggagag TTGGTGAAGAAGCTGAGTGACCTCACAGGCTGCACCCAGGTTGTGGACGTGGGCTCAGGCCAG GGTCATCTCTCCCGCTTCATgtctctggggctggggctggtggtgaAGAGCATTGAGGGGGATCAGAGACTGGTGGAGAGAGCCAAGCGCCTGGACCAGGAGCTTCTGCAGGCCCTGGAGAAGGAGGAGCGGAGGAACCCACAG ATGGTCCAAACTGGCCCTCGGCACTCCCCACACCATGTGGTTAGGTGGGTAGACCCCACGGCCCTGTGTGAGGAGCTTCTGCTTCCCCTGGAGAACCCACATCAGGGCGGCACCCGCTTGCTGCTAACAGGCCTCCATGCCTGTGGGGATCTGAGCGTTGCCTTGCTGAGGCACTTCTCCTGCTGCCCTGAGGTGGTGGCCCTGGCCTCAGTGGGTTGCTGCTACATGAAACTGAGTGACCCTGGCGGCTACCCGCTGAGTCAGTGGGTGGCTGGGCTGCCTGGCTGTGAACTGCCCTACAGGCTTCGGGAGGGGGCCTGCCATGCCCTGGAAGAGTATGCTGAGCGGCTACAGAAAGCTGGCCCTGGCCTCCGAACTCACTGCTACCGTGCAGCACTGGAGACAGTCATCCGACGTGCCCAGCCCGAGCTCCGTCGGCCAGGCGTGCAGGGGATCCCTCGGGTCCACGAGCTCAAGATTGAAGA ATATGTGCAGCGGGGGCTGCAGCGTGTGGGGCTAGACCCCCAGCTACCGCTGAATCTGGCTGCCCTCCAGGGCCACCAGGCCCAGGAGAACCGTGTGGTGGCCTTCTTCAGCCTGGCTCTACTGCTGGCCCCACTGGTGGAGACACTGATTCTACTGGACCGGCTGCTCTACCTTCAGGAGCAAG GCTTCCACGCTGAGCTCCTGCCCATCTTTAGCCCTGAACTCTCTCCCAGAAACCTGGTTCTGGTGGCCACCAAGATGCCCCTGGGTCAGGCCTTCTCTGTTCTGGAGACTGAAGACAGCTGA
- the METTL25B gene encoding methyltransferase-like protein 25B isoform X2 yields the protein MLKNGSFKSKQVNQVVEEFFTDNLWGTLPNSWQEALDGLNPPQLATLLLGMPGEGEVVRYRSVWPLTLLALKSTAYALAFTRTPGFHTPSEFLENPSQSSRLTAPFRKHVRPKKQHEIRRLGELVKKLSDLTGCTQVVDVGSGQGHLSRFMSLGLGLVVKSIEGDQRLVERAKRLDQELLQALEKEERRNPQMVQTGPRHSPHHVVRWVDPTALCEELLLPLENPHQGGTRLLLTGLHACGDLSVALLRHFSCCPEVVALASVGCCYMKLSDPGGYPLSQWVAGLPGCELPYRLREGACHALEEYAERLQKAGPGLRTHCYRAALETVIRRAQPELRRPGVQGIPRVHELKIEEYVQRGLQRVGLDPQLPLNLAALQGHQAQENRVVAFFSLALLLAPLVETLILLDRLLYLQEQGFHAELLPIFSPELSPRNLVLVATKMPLGQAFSVLETEDS from the exons ATGCTGAAGAATGGATCTTTTAAATCTAAACAAGTGAACCAGGTTGTGGAG GAATTTTTCACAGACAACCTGTGGGGCACACTGCCTAACTCATGGCAGGAAGCGTTGGATGGACTGAACCCACCACAGCTGGCTACACTGCTGCTGGGGAtgcctggggaaggggaggtggtaAG GTACAGGTCGGTGTGGCCACTCACCCTGCTGGCCCTGAAGTCCACGGCCTATGCTCTGGCCTTTACCCGGACGCCTGGCTTTCACACCCCCTCGGAGTTCCTGGAGAACCCCAGCCAGAGCTCCCGACTAACAGCTCCTTTCCGGAAACATGTCAGGCCCAAGAAGCAGCATGAGATccggaggctgggagag TTGGTGAAGAAGCTGAGTGACCTCACAGGCTGCACCCAGGTTGTGGACGTGGGCTCAGGCCAG GGTCATCTCTCCCGCTTCATgtctctggggctggggctggtggtgaAGAGCATTGAGGGGGATCAGAGACTGGTGGAGAGAGCCAAGCGCCTGGACCAGGAGCTTCTGCAGGCCCTGGAGAAGGAGGAGCGGAGGAACCCACAG ATGGTCCAAACTGGCCCTCGGCACTCCCCACACCATGTGGTTAGGTGGGTAGACCCCACGGCCCTGTGTGAGGAGCTTCTGCTTCCCCTGGAGAACCCACATCAGGGCGGCACCCGCTTGCTGCTAACAGGCCTCCATGCCTGTGGGGATCTGAGCGTTGCCTTGCTGAGGCACTTCTCCTGCTGCCCTGAGGTGGTGGCCCTGGCCTCAGTGGGTTGCTGCTACATGAAACTGAGTGACCCTGGCGGCTACCCGCTGAGTCAGTGGGTGGCTGGGCTGCCTGGCTGTGAACTGCCCTACAGGCTTCGGGAGGGGGCCTGCCATGCCCTGGAAGAGTATGCTGAGCGGCTACAGAAAGCTGGCCCTGGCCTCCGAACTCACTGCTACCGTGCAGCACTGGAGACAGTCATCCGACGTGCCCAGCCCGAGCTCCGTCGGCCAGGCGTGCAGGGGATCCCTCGGGTCCACGAGCTCAAGATTGAAGA ATATGTGCAGCGGGGGCTGCAGCGTGTGGGGCTAGACCCCCAGCTACCGCTGAATCTGGCTGCCCTCCAGGGCCACCAGGCCCAGGAGAACCGTGTGGTGGCCTTCTTCAGCCTGGCTCTACTGCTGGCCCCACTGGTGGAGACACTGATTCTACTGGACCGGCTGCTCTACCTTCAGGAGCAAG GCTTCCACGCTGAGCTCCTGCCCATCTTTAGCCCTGAACTCTCTCCCAGAAACCTGGTTCTGGTGGCCACCAAGATGCCCCTGGGTCAGGCCTTCTCTGTTCTGGAGACTGAAGACAGCTGA
- the MRPL24 gene encoding 39S ribosomal protein L24, mitochondrial: MRLSALLALASKVSLPPHYRYGMSRPGSLADKRKNPPWIRRRRVAVEPISDEDWHLFCGDMVEILEGKDAGKQGRVVQVIRQRNWVVLEGLNTHYRYIGKTKDYRGTMIPSEAPLLHCQVKLVDPVDRKPTEIEWRFTEAGERVRVSTRSGRIIPKPEFPRADGIVPETWIDGPKDTSVEDALERTYVPRLKTLQEEVMEAMGIQETRKHRKVYWY; the protein is encoded by the exons ATGCGTCTCTCTGCCCTGCTGGCCTTGGCATCCAAGGTCAGTCTGCCCCCCCATTACCGCTATGGGATGAGCCGCCCAGGTTCCCTGGCAGACAAGAGGAAGAATCCCCCTTGGATCAGACGGCGCCGGGTGGCTGTAGAACCTATCTCTGATGAAGACTGGCATCTGTTCTGTGGGGACATG GTGGAGATCCTAGAAGGCAAGGATGCCGGGAAGCAGGGCAGAGTGGTTCAAGTTATCAGGCAGCGAAACTGGGTAGTCCTGGAAGGGCTGAACACA CATTACCGCTACATTGGCAAGACCAAGGATTACCGGGGGACCATGATCCCTAGTGAAGCCCCGTTGCTCCACTGCCAAGTCAAACTTGTGGATCCTGTGGACAG GAAACCCACTGAGATCGAGTGGAGATTTactgaggcaggagagagggtACGAGTCTCCACGAGATCAGGGAGAATAATCCCCAAACCTGAATTTCCCAGAGCCGATGGCATCGTTCCTGAAACATGGATTG ATGGCCCCAAAGACACATCAGTAGAAGATGCTCTAGAAAGAACCTACGTGCCCCGCCTAAAGACACTGCAGGAGGAGGTGATGGAGGCAATGGGGATCCAGGAGACACGGAAACACAGGAAAGTCTATTGGTATTGA